A single Klebsiella variicola DNA region contains:
- a CDS encoding GNAT family N-acetyltransferase has translation MVFIRAAESKDIPSLKTLFLQLGYQTETAIIEQRITAPQSMMSALVAETENAVCGVIVINFILPVHENRLWALISALVIEESSRGSGIGQQLLHAAERLARDKQCAQIELSSSEKRIRAHQFYENNGYKEVRKRFVKHLS, from the coding sequence ATGGTGTTCATCAGAGCGGCTGAATCAAAAGATATCCCCTCGCTGAAAACGCTATTTCTGCAACTGGGCTATCAGACGGAGACGGCGATCATAGAACAACGCATCACTGCCCCGCAGAGTATGATGAGTGCGCTGGTGGCGGAAACAGAAAACGCCGTGTGTGGCGTAATCGTTATCAATTTTATTTTACCGGTACATGAGAACCGTTTATGGGCATTAATTTCCGCGCTGGTCATCGAGGAATCGTCACGTGGATCAGGGATAGGCCAGCAACTTCTCCATGCCGCAGAGCGCCTCGCCCGCGATAAACAATGCGCTCAGATCGAACTTTCAAGCAGTGAAAAAAGAATCAGAGCGCATCAATTTTATGAAAATAACGGCTACAAGGAGGTCCGCAAACGCTTCGTTAAACATTTGTCTTAA
- the hpxW gene encoding oxamate amidohydrolase produces the protein MHSSNVSTHGMAVAPHHLASQSALAILREGGSAIEAMVAAAAAIAVVYPHMNGLGGDGFWLIVPPEGDPIAIDASGAAGSLATLEAYAGQQHIPHRGPQAALTVAGTVSGWDEALRISRDLTGRALPVARLLADAIGYAEDGIPVTASQAHATASKLEELRHQPGFSETWLVSGEAPRPGSRFRQPALAGTLRMLASDGLDSFYRGPLAERLAQGMAALGMPITLGDLQAHRARRPAPLTLQHQQGTLWNLAPPTQGLVSLAILGITDRLNMADADDAQTVHRIVEATKRAFALRDAHITDPRHLDVDVQQLLTPEALQPLADSIDDASASPWGRGKGPGDTVWMGVVDNSGLAVSFIQSIYHEFGSGVVLPDTGIVWQNRGAAFSLDPQHLLALAPGKQPFHTLNPAAARLNDGRVMVYGSMGGDGQPQTQAALFTRYILQGVPLQESISRPRWLLGRTWGQSSDSLKLEGRFAPACIARLRELGHEVEVLADFSEAMGHAGAIVRHPNGLLEGATDPRSNGAAAGY, from the coding sequence ATGCACAGTAGCAACGTTTCGACCCACGGCATGGCGGTGGCCCCCCATCACCTCGCCAGTCAGAGCGCGCTGGCGATCCTGCGCGAGGGTGGCAGCGCCATTGAAGCGATGGTGGCTGCCGCGGCGGCCATCGCCGTCGTCTATCCCCATATGAATGGCCTCGGCGGCGATGGCTTCTGGCTGATCGTACCGCCTGAGGGAGACCCCATCGCCATTGACGCCAGCGGGGCGGCCGGATCGCTGGCGACCCTCGAGGCCTACGCCGGACAGCAGCATATTCCCCACCGGGGACCGCAGGCCGCGCTGACCGTCGCCGGCACCGTCAGCGGCTGGGACGAGGCGCTGCGTATTTCACGGGACTTAACCGGCCGCGCGCTGCCGGTGGCCCGCCTGCTGGCCGATGCGATCGGCTATGCCGAAGACGGTATTCCGGTCACCGCCTCGCAAGCCCACGCCACCGCCAGCAAACTGGAAGAGTTGCGCCATCAGCCGGGCTTCAGCGAAACCTGGCTGGTATCGGGCGAGGCCCCGCGGCCCGGCAGCCGCTTTCGCCAGCCCGCCCTCGCCGGTACCCTGCGCATGCTGGCCAGCGACGGTCTCGACAGTTTCTATCGCGGGCCGCTGGCCGAGCGTCTCGCGCAGGGTATGGCCGCGCTGGGGATGCCGATCACCCTCGGCGACCTGCAGGCCCACCGCGCCCGGCGTCCGGCGCCGCTGACGCTCCAGCACCAGCAGGGCACGCTGTGGAATCTTGCGCCGCCGACGCAGGGACTGGTGTCGCTGGCGATCCTTGGCATCACCGACCGCCTGAACATGGCCGATGCCGACGACGCGCAAACAGTGCACCGTATTGTCGAAGCCACCAAGCGGGCATTTGCCCTGCGCGATGCGCATATCACCGATCCACGCCATCTGGATGTGGATGTACAGCAGTTGCTCACCCCGGAAGCCCTGCAGCCGCTGGCCGACAGCATCGACGACGCCAGCGCTTCCCCCTGGGGCCGCGGCAAAGGCCCGGGCGATACCGTCTGGATGGGCGTCGTGGATAACAGCGGACTGGCAGTGTCATTTATTCAGAGTATCTATCACGAGTTCGGCAGCGGCGTGGTGCTCCCGGACACCGGGATCGTCTGGCAAAACCGCGGGGCGGCCTTCAGCCTCGATCCGCAGCATCTCCTGGCGCTGGCCCCTGGCAAACAGCCATTCCATACCCTCAACCCTGCCGCCGCCCGCCTGAACGATGGCCGGGTGATGGTCTATGGCTCGATGGGCGGCGACGGTCAGCCGCAAACTCAGGCGGCGCTGTTTACCCGCTATATCCTGCAGGGGGTGCCGCTGCAGGAGAGCATCTCCCGTCCGCGCTGGCTGCTGGGCCGCACCTGGGGCCAGTCCTCCGATTCACTGAAGCTGGAGGGACGCTTTGCCCCCGCCTGTATCGCGCGACTGCGCGAGCTGGGGCACGAAGTGGAAGTGCTGGCTGATTTCAGCGAAGCGATGGGCCACGCCGGCGCCATTGTCCGCCATCCCAACGGCCTGCTTGAAGGGGCGACCGATCCACGCAGCAACGGCGCCGCCGCCGGATACTAA
- a CDS encoding winged helix-turn-helix transcriptional regulator → MKNEPLCHAPCPIARSLGRIGDSWSIMILRDAFAGFTRFDEFQKSSNVAPNILSRRLKALVDDGLLEKVCYSSTPPRYEYHLTQRGRDFRMVLLALAEWGNRHFAPEGRQMQLVETATQRRVEPVMVDKATGEEIIPGKYAMVPGPAASPLMKYRHEYLLRKREGDSGQKFQPEPYRDASNESDQ, encoded by the coding sequence ATGAAAAATGAACCGCTTTGCCACGCTCCCTGCCCCATCGCCCGCAGCCTTGGCCGCATCGGCGACAGCTGGAGCATCATGATCCTGCGTGACGCCTTCGCGGGCTTTACCCGCTTTGACGAGTTCCAGAAAAGCAGCAACGTCGCGCCCAATATTCTGTCGCGCCGCCTGAAGGCGCTGGTCGACGACGGGCTGCTGGAGAAGGTGTGCTACAGCAGCACCCCGCCGCGCTACGAATACCACCTTACGCAACGCGGCCGCGATTTTCGCATGGTGCTGCTGGCGCTGGCGGAATGGGGTAACCGCCACTTCGCCCCCGAAGGCCGTCAGATGCAGCTGGTGGAAACCGCCACCCAGCGACGGGTGGAGCCAGTCATGGTGGATAAAGCGACCGGGGAAGAGATTATTCCGGGTAAATACGCCATGGTGCCGGGCCCCGCCGCCTCGCCGCTGATGAAATATCGTCATGAATATCTGCTGCGCAAACGCGAAGGCGATAGCGGGCAAAAATTCCAGCCTGAACCTTACAGAGATGCCAGCAATGAATCCGACCAGTAA
- the hpxX gene encoding oxalurate catabolism protein HpxX, whose translation MTTQPDWSEYLTQMTHLLHLELDAPRREELERQFARIAAMAQPLMEYPLGPREEIAGVYKA comes from the coding sequence ATGACCACACAGCCAGACTGGAGCGAGTATCTGACGCAGATGACTCACCTGTTGCACCTGGAGCTGGATGCACCCCGTCGTGAAGAGCTGGAGCGCCAGTTTGCCCGCATCGCCGCCATGGCGCAGCCGCTGATGGAGTATCCCCTCGGGCCGCGCGAGGAGATTGCGGGGGTGTATAAAGCATGA
- the hpxZ gene encoding oxalurate catabolism protein HpxZ — translation MINLDNVDRPAILAEVTAAFYQYEEALVSNNIEALDALFWHDPRTVRLGAGENLYGIEAIRAFRAARPAAGLARDLRHTTITTFGADMAVCSTEFTREGSARLGRQQQTWVRFPYGWRIVAAQVSLMD, via the coding sequence ATGATCAATCTGGATAATGTAGACCGCCCGGCGATCCTCGCCGAGGTGACGGCGGCGTTTTATCAGTATGAAGAGGCGCTGGTCAGCAATAACATCGAGGCGCTGGATGCGCTGTTCTGGCACGACCCGCGCACCGTACGGCTGGGAGCCGGCGAAAATCTGTATGGCATCGAGGCGATCCGCGCCTTTCGCGCCGCCCGCCCCGCCGCCGGTCTGGCCCGCGATCTGCGCCATACCACCATTACTACCTTTGGCGCGGATATGGCGGTGTGCAGCACCGAGTTCACCCGCGAAGGCAGCGCCCGCCTGGGCCGCCAGCAGCAGACCTGGGTACGCTTCCCCTACGGCTGGCGCATTGTCGCCGCCCAGGTCAGTCTGATGGACTGA
- a CDS encoding PTS sugar transporter subunit IIB has product MKKLLICCLFGNTANSLAKKIQLLAEKKGHPLIVSAVGLENFASVAPAFDGFLIAPHIQYKVAEIRGIVGDALSIAVIESLPYASLDAEKVFAFVMAQMPELAI; this is encoded by the coding sequence ATGAAAAAGCTTCTGATATGTTGTTTGTTTGGCAACACTGCCAATTCTCTCGCCAAAAAGATACAGTTACTGGCGGAAAAAAAGGGCCATCCTCTCATTGTCAGCGCAGTGGGCCTGGAAAATTTTGCCAGCGTGGCGCCCGCTTTCGACGGATTTCTCATTGCGCCGCATATTCAGTATAAGGTCGCGGAGATAAGAGGGATTGTTGGCGACGCTCTTTCTATTGCGGTGATTGAAAGTCTGCCCTATGCCTCACTCGACGCGGAAAAAGTTTTCGCGTTTGTGATGGCGCAGATGCCTGAACTGGCAATCTGA
- the fabF gene encoding beta-ketoacyl-ACP synthase II, with protein MGVSVKRIVVTGMGIVSPLGCGVQHVWQSLLAGKSGITRLSEQLVADIPCKVAGQVPSIDSDPLHGFDPLATIPAKERKKMDRFIEFALVAAREALTQAGWSPASEAEQERTATVIATGIGGFSEIANAVHTTDERGPRRLSPFTIPSFLANLAAGHVSIAHGFRGPIGAPVTACAAGAQAIGDAARMIRSGEADIALCGGAEAAIHRVSLAGFAAARALSSASSDQPEAASRPFDRDRDGFVMGEGAGLIVIESLEHALARGATPLAELVGYGTSADAYHLTAGPEDGNGARRAMETAIRQAGVTVDEIDHINAHATSTQVGDKGELAAIKTLFGAHPVAITSTKSATGHLLGAAGGIEAIFTIQALRDQVVPPTLNLHHPDEEAAGLNLVALQARPQKMRYALSNGFGFGGVNASLLLKRWE; from the coding sequence ATGGGCGTTTCCGTTAAACGCATTGTCGTCACCGGGATGGGGATTGTCAGCCCGCTGGGCTGCGGTGTACAGCACGTCTGGCAGTCGCTGCTGGCAGGAAAGTCAGGGATCACCCGGCTCAGCGAGCAGCTGGTCGCGGATATTCCCTGCAAAGTGGCCGGCCAGGTGCCGTCCATTGACAGCGATCCGCTGCACGGCTTCGACCCGCTGGCGACCATCCCGGCGAAAGAGCGCAAAAAGATGGATCGCTTTATTGAGTTTGCGCTGGTCGCCGCCCGCGAAGCGCTGACCCAGGCCGGTTGGTCGCCAGCATCCGAGGCCGAACAGGAACGCACCGCCACGGTGATCGCCACCGGGATCGGCGGGTTCAGCGAGATCGCCAATGCGGTACATACCACCGATGAACGCGGGCCGCGTCGCCTCTCGCCGTTCACCATCCCCTCTTTTCTGGCCAACCTGGCCGCCGGGCATGTGTCTATCGCCCACGGTTTCCGGGGGCCCATCGGCGCGCCGGTCACCGCCTGTGCGGCTGGCGCCCAGGCCATTGGCGATGCGGCGCGGATGATCCGCAGCGGCGAGGCGGATATCGCCCTCTGCGGCGGCGCGGAAGCGGCGATTCATCGCGTTAGCCTTGCCGGGTTTGCCGCAGCAAGGGCGCTGTCCAGCGCCTCCAGCGACCAGCCGGAAGCCGCTTCCCGCCCCTTTGACCGTGACCGCGATGGTTTTGTGATGGGAGAAGGCGCGGGGCTTATCGTGATCGAATCTCTGGAGCACGCGCTGGCGCGCGGCGCCACGCCGCTGGCCGAGCTGGTGGGCTACGGCACCAGCGCAGATGCTTATCACCTGACCGCTGGCCCGGAAGACGGGAACGGCGCACGTCGGGCCATGGAGACCGCTATTCGCCAGGCCGGGGTGACCGTCGACGAGATTGACCATATCAACGCCCACGCCACCTCAACGCAGGTAGGTGATAAAGGTGAGCTGGCGGCGATTAAAACGCTGTTTGGCGCCCATCCGGTCGCCATTACCTCGACGAAATCCGCCACCGGCCATCTGTTAGGCGCGGCCGGCGGGATCGAGGCCATCTTCACCATTCAGGCCCTGCGCGATCAGGTGGTGCCGCCGACGCTGAACCTGCATCACCCCGATGAAGAGGCGGCAGGTCTCAATCTGGTGGCGCTGCAGGCCCGCCCGCAGAAAATGCGTTATGCGCTGTCGAACGGTTTTGGCTTTGGCGGCGTTAACGCCAGCCTGCTGCTGAAACGCTGGGAATAA
- the gstA gene encoding glutathione transferase GstA, protein MKLYYAPDTCSLSPHIVLRELNLEFELVRVNNRSKITADGRDFLTINPKGYVAALELDDGQILTEGPAMVQYLADRKPEYGLAPRAGSWERVRLQEWLNFITSEIHAGSAPMFNSALAEDVKTIFRDKLFRRFDFLQTTLSEKTYLTGPSFSVADAYLFTVLGWCKFFAIPLDRWPALSSYMEIINARPAVQAALRAEASQQGR, encoded by the coding sequence ATGAAACTTTATTACGCGCCAGATACCTGTTCATTATCACCGCACATCGTGCTGCGCGAGCTGAACCTTGAATTTGAACTGGTGAGAGTCAACAACAGAAGCAAGATCACCGCTGATGGTCGCGACTTCCTCACCATTAACCCGAAAGGGTATGTTGCTGCGCTTGAGCTGGATGATGGGCAGATCCTCACCGAAGGGCCGGCGATGGTGCAGTACCTCGCCGATCGTAAACCCGAATACGGCCTGGCGCCACGCGCGGGCAGTTGGGAAAGGGTGCGCCTGCAGGAATGGCTTAACTTTATCACCAGTGAAATACACGCGGGTTCGGCGCCGATGTTTAACTCCGCGCTGGCGGAAGATGTCAAAACGATTTTTCGAGACAAGCTATTCCGACGCTTCGATTTTCTGCAGACGACGCTCAGCGAAAAAACCTATCTGACTGGCCCGTCCTTTAGCGTGGCGGATGCCTACCTCTTCACGGTGCTGGGATGGTGCAAATTCTTCGCGATCCCACTGGATCGCTGGCCAGCGCTATCGTCGTATATGGAAATAATAAATGCCCGTCCTGCTGTACAGGCGGCATTACGGGCTGAAGCGTCTCAACAGGGCAGGTAG
- the asd gene encoding aspartate-semialdehyde dehydrogenase, translated as MKQVGIVGWRGMVGSVLLQRMIEENDFDDISAHFFSTSSAGGVGPVINGKSDILKDANSLSALAEMDIIITCQGGEYTKAIYPALINHGWQGYWIDAASALRMDEKACIILDPVNRDNIDRAVKAGVKLFVGGNCSITLSLMGLAGLIKADLIEWMSVMTYQSASGAGAKQVRELIAQSAYISQHLSADELTASGSVLPLVNKVSELINSAGMPVENFGVPLMGSIIPWIDSDLGDGNSREEWKGEAETNKILGLAPGTIPVNGLCIRVGVIRCHSAAITLKLKREVSEAEFAELVTHSHPWVNYVRNNKQESVSQLTPAATSGSLQVGIGRYKKMSLNNEPVYSVLTVGDQLLWGAAEPLRRMLNILLGKI; from the coding sequence ATGAAGCAGGTGGGTATTGTTGGCTGGCGGGGAATGGTAGGCTCTGTATTACTGCAAAGAATGATCGAAGAAAATGATTTCGACGATATTTCAGCGCATTTTTTTAGTACCTCAAGTGCGGGCGGTGTGGGCCCGGTTATTAATGGTAAAAGCGACATCCTTAAAGATGCGAATTCCCTTAGCGCCCTCGCCGAAATGGATATCATCATCACCTGTCAGGGCGGGGAATATACCAAAGCCATCTATCCAGCGTTAATTAACCATGGCTGGCAAGGTTACTGGATTGACGCCGCTTCGGCGCTGCGGATGGATGAAAAAGCCTGCATTATTCTCGACCCGGTCAACCGCGATAATATCGATCGTGCCGTGAAAGCAGGAGTGAAACTGTTTGTTGGCGGCAACTGCTCCATTACGCTGAGCCTGATGGGGCTGGCCGGGCTGATCAAGGCTGACCTGATCGAATGGATGAGCGTGATGACCTATCAGTCTGCCTCCGGAGCGGGCGCCAAACAGGTGCGGGAATTAATCGCGCAAAGCGCTTATATCAGTCAGCATTTATCTGCAGATGAACTGACGGCATCAGGTTCCGTGCTGCCTTTAGTCAATAAAGTGAGTGAGTTGATTAATAGCGCGGGTATGCCGGTGGAGAATTTTGGCGTCCCGTTGATGGGCAGCATCATTCCCTGGATCGACAGCGATTTAGGCGATGGAAATAGCCGCGAAGAATGGAAGGGCGAGGCGGAAACCAATAAAATTCTTGGCCTTGCGCCCGGCACCATTCCGGTCAATGGCTTATGCATTCGGGTCGGCGTGATCCGCTGCCACAGCGCTGCCATTACCCTTAAACTTAAACGTGAGGTCAGCGAAGCGGAATTCGCTGAGTTAGTCACCCATTCCCATCCATGGGTAAACTATGTCCGCAATAATAAGCAAGAGAGTGTCAGTCAATTGACCCCGGCTGCTACTAGTGGTTCGCTGCAGGTAGGAATTGGCCGCTACAAGAAAATGTCGTTAAATAATGAACCCGTCTACTCGGTGTTAACGGTTGGCGATCAGCTACTGTGGGGTGCGGCGGAACCCCTGCGCCGCATGTTAAATATCCTGCTGGGCAAAATATAG
- a CDS encoding HlyD family secretion protein, giving the protein MNPTSKKNILVLAALGAAALAAASYGAYWWHTGRFMQTTDDAYVGGDISAISSKVSGYIQQLAVQDNMAVKKGDLLIRIDDRDYRAALAKAAGEVAAQQAALADIQATRQLQQATIAGSAASLLAATAATEKLANDNRRYNALAASSAISAQIRDNASADYRRAHAEQEKAKADKTVAERQLAVLDARQQQILAALAQAQANLEMARLNLSYTDIRAPFDGVIGNRRAWSGSFVSSGTQLLSLVPAHGLWIDANFKENQLAHMRAGQPVTIVADVLPNHTFKGHVASLAPATGSRFSILPAENATGNFTKIVQRVPVRIALEGDGAKLDVLRPGLSVIVTVNEKSPR; this is encoded by the coding sequence ATGAATCCGACCAGTAAGAAAAATATTCTTGTCCTGGCGGCCCTGGGCGCTGCCGCCCTGGCGGCAGCGAGCTACGGCGCTTACTGGTGGCATACCGGGCGCTTTATGCAGACCACCGATGATGCCTATGTCGGCGGCGACATTAGCGCCATCTCCAGCAAAGTCTCCGGCTATATCCAGCAGCTGGCGGTGCAGGACAATATGGCGGTGAAAAAAGGTGACCTGTTGATCCGCATTGACGACCGCGATTATCGCGCCGCCCTCGCGAAAGCCGCCGGAGAAGTGGCGGCGCAGCAGGCCGCGCTGGCCGATATTCAGGCTACCCGCCAGCTTCAGCAGGCGACCATTGCCGGCTCTGCGGCCTCGTTACTCGCCGCCACGGCGGCAACCGAAAAACTGGCTAACGACAACCGACGCTATAACGCCCTGGCCGCGTCGAGCGCGATTTCCGCACAGATCCGCGATAACGCCTCCGCCGATTATCGCCGGGCGCACGCCGAGCAGGAGAAGGCCAAAGCGGATAAAACCGTGGCCGAACGTCAGCTGGCGGTGCTGGATGCTCGCCAGCAGCAAATCCTGGCTGCCCTGGCGCAGGCCCAGGCTAACCTCGAGATGGCCAGGCTGAACCTCAGCTATACCGACATTCGCGCACCGTTCGATGGGGTGATTGGCAACCGCCGCGCGTGGTCCGGCTCCTTCGTCAGCAGCGGTACGCAGCTGCTCTCCCTGGTACCCGCGCACGGCCTGTGGATTGACGCCAACTTCAAGGAAAACCAGCTGGCGCATATGCGTGCCGGTCAGCCGGTGACCATCGTCGCCGATGTGCTGCCGAACCATACCTTTAAGGGTCATGTCGCCAGCCTGGCGCCGGCGACCGGCTCACGCTTCAGCATTCTGCCGGCGGAGAACGCGACCGGGAATTTCACTAAAATCGTGCAGCGGGTGCCGGTCCGCATTGCGCTGGAAGGTGACGGGGCAAAGCTTGACGTCCTGCGCCCGGGACTGTCGGTGATCGTCACCGTGAACGAAAAGAGCCCTCGATGA
- a CDS encoding DHA2 family efflux MFS transporter permease subunit has protein sequence MSTVQALSAPQGLSMPTAKKIFAFASMCVGMFIALIDIQIVSASLRDIGGGLSAGDDETVWVQTSYLIAEIIIIPLSGWLARVMSTRWLFAASAAGFTLMSLLCGWAWNIQSMIAFRALQGLAGGSMIPLVFTTAFAFFQGKQRVIAAATIGGLASLAPTLGPTVGGWITENYNWHWLFFINVVPGIYIAVAVPLLVKVDSADPTLLRGADYLSILLLALSLGCLEYTLEEGPRWGWFDDATLTTTAWVALLCGVAFVIRTLRHPQPVMDLRALQDRTFSLGCYFSFMAGVGIFATIYLTPLYLGSVRGFSALEIGLAVFSTGLFQVMSIPFYSWLANRVDLRWLLMAGLIGFAVSMYSFVPITHDWGADQLLLPQAFRGLAQQFAVAPTVTLTLGSLPPARLKLASGLFNLMRNLGGAIGIALCGTVLNDRTNLHYSRLADHLNNANLAMSDFVQRSAANFTVQGISPDAAQTAALKNLSALALREARTQAFSDAFYLIMMGFLLAALLVPLMKKPPAH, from the coding sequence ATGAGCACCGTTCAGGCGCTGTCCGCCCCGCAGGGTCTGTCGATGCCGACGGCGAAGAAGATCTTCGCCTTCGCCAGCATGTGCGTGGGGATGTTTATTGCCCTTATCGACATCCAGATCGTCTCCGCCTCGCTGCGGGATATTGGCGGCGGCCTGTCGGCGGGCGACGATGAAACCGTCTGGGTACAAACCAGCTACCTGATCGCCGAGATCATTATTATCCCGCTTTCCGGCTGGCTGGCCCGGGTCATGTCGACCCGCTGGCTGTTTGCCGCTTCCGCGGCGGGCTTCACGCTGATGAGCCTGCTGTGCGGCTGGGCGTGGAACATCCAGAGTATGATCGCCTTCCGCGCCCTGCAGGGACTGGCGGGCGGGTCGATGATCCCCCTGGTGTTCACCACCGCTTTCGCCTTTTTCCAGGGCAAACAGCGGGTTATTGCCGCGGCGACGATCGGCGGCCTGGCCTCCCTCGCCCCTACGCTGGGTCCAACGGTGGGCGGCTGGATCACCGAAAACTACAACTGGCACTGGCTGTTCTTTATCAACGTGGTTCCGGGGATTTACATCGCGGTGGCAGTGCCGCTGCTGGTAAAAGTAGACAGCGCCGACCCCACTCTGCTGCGCGGCGCCGACTATCTCAGTATTCTGCTGCTGGCCTTGTCCCTCGGCTGCCTGGAATATACCCTCGAAGAAGGTCCGCGCTGGGGCTGGTTTGATGACGCGACCCTGACGACCACCGCCTGGGTCGCCCTGCTCTGCGGCGTGGCCTTTGTTATCCGCACCCTGCGCCATCCGCAGCCGGTGATGGATCTCCGCGCCCTGCAGGATCGAACCTTCAGCCTCGGCTGCTATTTCTCGTTTATGGCCGGCGTCGGCATCTTCGCCACCATCTATTTAACCCCGCTGTATCTGGGGAGCGTGCGCGGTTTCAGTGCGCTGGAGATCGGCCTGGCGGTATTTTCCACCGGTCTGTTCCAGGTCATGTCTATTCCGTTTTATTCGTGGCTCGCCAACCGCGTCGACCTGCGCTGGCTGCTGATGGCCGGGCTGATCGGCTTTGCGGTGTCGATGTACAGCTTTGTTCCGATCACCCACGACTGGGGGGCGGATCAGCTGCTGCTCCCGCAGGCCTTTCGTGGACTGGCGCAGCAGTTTGCCGTCGCGCCAACGGTGACCCTGACGCTGGGCAGCCTGCCGCCCGCGCGCCTCAAGCTGGCCTCCGGGCTGTTTAATCTGATGCGCAACCTCGGGGGCGCCATCGGCATCGCCCTGTGCGGCACGGTGCTTAACGACAGAACCAATTTGCACTACAGCCGCCTGGCGGACCATCTGAATAACGCCAACCTGGCAATGAGCGATTTTGTTCAGCGCAGCGCGGCAAACTTCACCGTCCAGGGGATCTCGCCGGATGCCGCGCAGACGGCGGCGCTGAAAAATCTTTCCGCGCTGGCGCTGCGGGAGGCGCGAACCCAGGCATTTTCCGATGCTTTCTACCTCATCATGATGGGTTTTTTGCTTGCCGCGCTGCTGGTTCCCTTGATGAAAAAGCCGCCGGCACACTGA
- a CDS encoding AtzE family amidohydrolase: protein MTLHHFTIAEIQRALHEGELSAREIARQTLDDIARANPQINAWTEVTAQRMLAEADSIDALRREKRPLPPLAGIPYAVKNLFDVAGHTTLAGAELLSDRPPATSDSWAVRQLHSAGALLSGMLNMDAYAYGFTTENSHYGATRNPHDLSRIAGGSSGGSAAAVAAGLVHFSLGSDTNGSIRVPASLCGIFGLKPTFGRLSRSGSHPFVASLDHIGPFARRVADLAAVYDALQGRDPADDFQADKASERTGNLLERGLEGLRCARLGGYFTTWCDDDARAAVDRVAHALGADSELQFADAALARSAAFIISASEGGNQYLTDLRHSPERFEPHSRERLLAGAMIPSAWYLQAQRFRRHARQAMKSLFSQADVLIAPATPCSATPIGAEEMVINGQPLPVRASMGMLTQPISFLGLPVVTVPLRTASGKPIGLQLIAAPFNEQACLRAARALEAMGITDARVAESAA from the coding sequence ATGACTCTTCATCACTTCACCATCGCCGAGATCCAGCGTGCGCTGCACGAGGGCGAACTGAGCGCCCGGGAGATCGCCCGCCAGACGTTGGACGACATCGCCCGCGCGAATCCGCAGATCAACGCCTGGACCGAGGTCACCGCCCAGCGCATGCTGGCGGAGGCCGACAGCATTGACGCCCTGCGCCGGGAAAAGCGCCCCCTGCCGCCGCTGGCAGGGATTCCTTACGCAGTGAAAAATCTGTTTGATGTCGCCGGGCATACCACCCTCGCCGGGGCGGAACTGCTGAGCGACCGGCCGCCGGCGACCAGCGACAGCTGGGCGGTGCGCCAGCTGCACAGCGCCGGCGCCCTGCTCAGCGGGATGCTCAATATGGACGCCTACGCCTACGGCTTTACCACTGAAAACAGCCACTATGGCGCGACGCGCAATCCGCACGATCTGTCGCGGATCGCCGGCGGATCGTCCGGCGGTTCGGCCGCGGCGGTGGCGGCCGGGCTGGTCCATTTCAGCCTCGGCAGCGACACCAACGGCTCGATCCGCGTCCCCGCGTCGCTGTGCGGGATCTTTGGCCTGAAACCCACTTTCGGTCGCCTTTCGCGCTCTGGCAGCCATCCGTTTGTCGCCAGTCTGGATCATATTGGTCCTTTTGCCCGCCGGGTGGCCGACCTCGCCGCGGTGTATGACGCTCTGCAGGGGCGCGACCCGGCCGATGACTTTCAGGCTGATAAAGCCAGCGAGCGCACCGGCAATCTGCTGGAGCGCGGACTGGAGGGGCTGCGCTGCGCGCGGCTGGGCGGCTATTTCACCACCTGGTGCGATGACGACGCCCGGGCGGCCGTGGATCGGGTCGCCCACGCGCTGGGCGCCGACAGCGAGCTGCAGTTCGCGGATGCCGCGCTGGCCCGCTCGGCGGCCTTTATCATCAGCGCCAGCGAAGGCGGCAATCAGTACCTGACGGATCTTCGCCACTCGCCAGAGCGTTTTGAACCTCACTCCCGCGAGCGGCTGCTTGCCGGAGCGATGATCCCCTCCGCATGGTATCTGCAGGCTCAGCGTTTTCGCCGTCATGCTCGCCAGGCAATGAAATCCCTGTTCAGCCAGGCCGACGTGCTGATCGCCCCCGCCACCCCATGCAGCGCCACGCCGATAGGCGCGGAGGAGATGGTAATTAACGGCCAGCCGCTGCCGGTGCGCGCCAGCATGGGAATGCTAACGCAGCCGATCTCCTTCCTCGGTCTGCCGGTGGTGACCGTGCCCCTGCGTACCGCCAGCGGTAAGCCGATTGGCCTGCAGCTGATTGCCGCGCCGTTTAACGAACAAGCCTGTCTTCGCGCCGCGCGGGCGCTGGAAGCGATGGGCATTACCGATGCCCGAGTGGCGGAGAGTGCAGCATGA